The Rhabdothermincola salaria genome segment CCAGGGCTTGCGGGCCGCCGGCCACACGGTGGGCGACGGGCAGCTCCCCCACTCGCTGCACGCCTACTTCATCCGCGAAGGCGACGAGAAGGCTCCGGTCCTCTACGAGGTCGAGCGCATCCGCGACGGGCGCTCGTTCTCCACCCGCCAGGTCGTGGCCTACCAGGCCGGCGGTGCCATCTCGACGCTCATCGCCAGCTTCCACCTGCCCGAGGAGTCCGAGGACGCCCAGCGTTCACACGTGCCCGCCGACGCCCCCGCCCCTCTCGACGTCCCGGCCGAGCCCACCGACCTCTTCTTCGAGACCCGCCCCACCCGCATCGACGCCGGCCCCGCCCGCTGGGCCTGGATGCGCGCCACCGAGGACCTCGGCGACGATCCCGCCCTGCACGCCTGCGCCCTGGCGTACCTGTCCGACGAGCACCTCCTCGGCGCCGCCCTGTCGGCCCACTCGGGCGCCAGGGACTGGGAGTCGCTGATGACCGCCAGCCTCGACCACGCCATCTGGTTCCACCGGCCCTTCCGGATCGACGACTGGGTGCTGTTCGACCTCCACGGCCACGGCAACGCCGACGCCCGGGCCTTCGCCACCTCCCTCGTCTTCGACGCGGCGGGCCGCCAGATCGCCACCGTCGCCCAGGAGGGCCTGGCTCGCGCCCGGCGACCGGCACCGGGCGCCCCGTGACCGGCGCCGCACGGGTCGGCGAGGGAGCGGATCAATGCACTCCCGCCGGGGCGCCACCTGTGTCATGGTCAAGGGGATGACCGATCAGTGGGACATGCCGGCGGTGGGCCCCAGCACCAACCGAGCGGGAGAGTTCGACCCCTTCGCGCGCTGGGCCCCGTACGGCGACTTCGACGACGAGGACCCGCTGATCCCGGGCACCGAACGTCCCGAGTTCCTGCCCCCCACCGACGGCCCCATCGAGCTCGAGCGCACCTTCGCCTTCGTCGACATCTGCGGGTTCACCGCGTTCACCGAGGAGCACGGCCCCCGACGCTCGATCGCCATGCTCAAGACCTTCCGCAGCCTGGTCAAGGAGATCGCCGGCCGACGTGGCATCCGAGTGGCCAAGTGGCTGGGCGACGGCGCCCTGCTCGTCGGCGTGCTCCCCGGTCCCACGGTCGCCACCGTCTCCGAGCTCACCGGCCGCTTCGAGACCCTCGCCAGCGACCTGCGCGCCGGGGTGGCGTCGGGCACGGCCCTGCTCTTCGACGGCGACGACTACATCGGCCGACCGGTGAACCTGGCCGCTCGCCTGTGCGACGAGGCCGGCCCCGGCGAGCTGCTGGCCGACAACGAGTCGCTCCGAGGCCAGCCCGACTGGGTGCAGGCCGGTCGCAGCCGCATGGTCGAGGTGCGAGGCGTCGGGGCCGTCGAGGTGCGGCCCCTGCGGCCGGCCTACGACGTGGAGTTCCCGCCCGAGCCCGCCAGCGAGTTCTGACCAGCGCCTGCTCGTCGGCTTTGGGAGAGCCGGCTCCAGCTCGCTATGCTCTCCCGGCTGGCGTGCAGCAACTCGCCCCCATCGTCTAGCGGCCTAGGACACCACCCTCTCAAGGTGGCGGCACGGGTTCGAATCCCGTTGGGGGTGCCAACCACTGAGCCCCTGGTGAGCGCACCGAGCTGGTGCACCGACCGGGGGCTCCGTGCGTTCTCGGGCCCACTCGGGATGCCGGTGGCCTCCCCGGCGCACCACTGCAGGTCTGCGTTGCGCCCAGCCGTGATGGTGGTGGCGACCTCTCCGCATCCGGCGGCGGGCACCGCCGAGCGGCGTGGTCGGCGCCGGCCCGCATCCGTGGCACAGTGCTGCGCCATGACCGTGCTGACCTTCGTCGTGCTGGCCCTGGGCGTGGTCTGCCTGGTGGCCGGGGCCGAAGGTCTGGTCAAGGGCGCGGCGTCCATCGCCAGCCGCTTCGGCATCGCCCCGGTGATCATCGGTCTCACGATCGTGGCCTTCGGGACCAGCGCCCCGGAGCTGGCCGTGAGCGTCGGCGCCGCCGCCGGCGGCAAGGGCGACGTGGCCCTGGGCAACGTCCTCGGGTCCAACATCTCCAACATCTTGTTGATCCTGGGTGCCGCCGCCGCCATCGGAGGACTGGTGGTGTCCCAGCGCATCATCCGCCTCGACGTGCCGATCCTCATCGGTGTCTCGACCCTCGTGCTGCTGCTCTCGCTCGACAACCGCATCGGTCGCATCGAGGGGCTGATCCTGGTGGCGGGGGTCATCGCCTACACGTTCTGGTTGATCCGAGGGGCCCGCAAGAGCGACGAACCCGACGTCGACGCCGAGTACGACGAGTCGCTGGAAGCGCTCGAGGGGGCCATCATCGAGCGTCCGCTCTACGTCCAGGTCCTCCTCGTGCTGGCGGGCCTGGTCCTGCTGGTCGCCGGTTCGCAGCTGCTCGTGGGGGCGGCCACCGACATCGCCGAGGCGGTCGGCCTGAGCGACCTGGTGATCGGTCTCACGGTGGTGGCCATCGGCACCTCGCTCCCCGAGCTGGCCACCTCGGTGCTGGCCGCCATGCGGGGCGAGCGCGACATCGCCGTCGGCAACGTCGTCGGCTCCAACCTGTTCAACCTGTTGCTCGTGCTGGGGACGACGGCGATCGTGTCGAGCGACGGCATCGCCGTGAGCGACGCCGCCCTGCGCCTCGACTTCCCGGTGATGCTGGCGGCCACGTTCGTGCTGTTGCCCATCTTGTGGACCGGCTTCGCGATCCGCCGCTGGGAGGGCATCGTCCTCATGGCCTTCTACGTCGCCTACATCACCTACCTGGTGCTCGACTCGAGCGACCACGACGCGGCCGACGTGGTGGGCCCGGCGGTGCTGCTCGTGACCCCGCTGGTGCTGCTCACCTTCTCGGTGCTGGGCTTCCAGGCGTGGCGACGGCACCGGGCCCGCCTCGCCGACTCACAGGCGGGCTGAGCCGACCCGGTCCGTCGGGCCCGGTCGCCCGGG includes the following:
- a CDS encoding calcium/sodium antiporter, which translates into the protein MTVLTFVVLALGVVCLVAGAEGLVKGAASIASRFGIAPVIIGLTIVAFGTSAPELAVSVGAAAGGKGDVALGNVLGSNISNILLILGAAAAIGGLVVSQRIIRLDVPILIGVSTLVLLLSLDNRIGRIEGLILVAGVIAYTFWLIRGARKSDEPDVDAEYDESLEALEGAIIERPLYVQVLLVLAGLVLLVAGSQLLVGAATDIAEAVGLSDLVIGLTVVAIGTSLPELATSVLAAMRGERDIAVGNVVGSNLFNLLLVLGTTAIVSSDGIAVSDAALRLDFPVMLAATFVLLPILWTGFAIRRWEGIVLMAFYVAYITYLVLDSSDHDAADVVGPAVLLVTPLVLLTFSVLGFQAWRRHRARLADSQAG
- a CDS encoding adenylate/guanylate cyclase domain-containing protein, with amino-acid sequence MTDQWDMPAVGPSTNRAGEFDPFARWAPYGDFDDEDPLIPGTERPEFLPPTDGPIELERTFAFVDICGFTAFTEEHGPRRSIAMLKTFRSLVKEIAGRRGIRVAKWLGDGALLVGVLPGPTVATVSELTGRFETLASDLRAGVASGTALLFDGDDYIGRPVNLAARLCDEAGPGELLADNESLRGQPDWVQAGRSRMVEVRGVGAVEVRPLRPAYDVEFPPEPASEF
- a CDS encoding acyl-CoA thioesterase, which codes for MTVSLPPPEDLKALLTLDPVKPDAFLAPTADNGWGRIYGGQAIAQGLRAAGHTVGDGQLPHSLHAYFIREGDEKAPVLYEVERIRDGRSFSTRQVVAYQAGGAISTLIASFHLPEESEDAQRSHVPADAPAPLDVPAEPTDLFFETRPTRIDAGPARWAWMRATEDLGDDPALHACALAYLSDEHLLGAALSAHSGARDWESLMTASLDHAIWFHRPFRIDDWVLFDLHGHGNADARAFATSLVFDAAGRQIATVAQEGLARARRPAPGAP